The Tessaracoccus flavus genome includes the window CGAAACCGCACCTGGACGCCGCCCTCGACCGACGTCCGGGCGTGCGCCGCGTGAAGGTGGCCGACGGCAAGGGTCTGCCGCTCGGCCGCTCATTCGGGGTCAAGCTGTGGCCCACCCTGGTGCTGCTGCGCGACGGCCAGGAGGTCGGCCGCGTGGTGCGCCCCACCGATCGCTCCGACGTGACGGCCGCGCTGGACGCCGCCGGATTCTCGGGGTCCTAGCGGCCGGATTCCGGGTCGGAGTCCCACGACCCGACGGTGGACAACGCCGTACCGTCGCCCAGGGAGTCCGATCCGACGACGGACAGGCTGCCGTCGGATTCCAGGCACACCGCCGCGAGCTGGTCCAGCCCTCCAAAGCCTGCGGCACGGATCGCCTGGAGCACTTCGGCCTCCGTCAGCCGCGCCGAGACCACGGCCTCCTCCAGAAGTTCGCCCCGTCTCACCAGCAGCGTGGGCTCGGCCCGCACCGCTGTTTGTCCCTTGACGAACCGTGACGTGATGAGGCTGACCACGACTTGCAGCCCGAGCAGCAGGGCGATGCCGGTGAGTCCTGTGGCGAGCGCCAGGTCGGAGGAGGTCAGGATCGTCGCCAGCATCGACCCCAGCGCGACTGTGACGACGAGATCGAACGCATTGAGCTTGGACAGCGCTCGCTTACCACTGATGCGGATCGCGACCACCGCCAGCAGGTAGGCGACGGGGCCGACCATCAGGACGCGCAGGATCGGATCAAGCGATGAGTACCACATGAGGACCTCCAGGTGGGGCGACGGGTCAGGTGCCGTGAGGACGGGCGAGAAGTTGGCGCAGCACCCGGCGGTAACCCGCCCTCAGTACCGGGGTCGCCATCCAGTGCAGCGACCTCGGCCACCACGGCAGGTGCACGTCCTGATGCCAGGTGAGAGTCGAGCCTCCGTCCTCGGTGTCGCGACAGTCCACGCGGATCTGGCCCCGGATCGCGCAGCCTTCCTTGCGGAGCCGTGCGACAGCGCGTCCAGGGACCATCCCGATGTGCTCCACGACCATGGGGTCGTCGAACCCGAACCGCCCGACGGCGGTGCGCGCCACGAAACTCGACCCGGGCCTCAGCTCACAGAACGCTCGCGCAGGGGTGATCGTCGTCAGCGGGATGACCTGGTTGTGGACGCGCAGGTCGAGCACTCGGCCCAGGGCCTCGTGGGCGGGGCACTGGGCCGGCAGCCTTACCGTGAAGCGGTTCATGCCGCCCACCCTACGAGCCCCGGGATGAGTTCGCGCGGATTCGACCTGCCGTCGGCCGGGAGCTCCACCCGCGTCGGACTGGGAGGGTGCTGAACAATGCTGCCTCGGGCGAGGACTAGGGCGTGTCTCCCAAATCCGCAGTCTGCGTCGGTAAGGGTGATCACATGTCGCGGTTGCAGACGCTCTCGGACGCCGAGTGGGA containing:
- a CDS encoding DUF421 domain-containing protein; this translates as MWYSSLDPILRVLMVGPVAYLLAVVAIRISGKRALSKLNAFDLVVTVALGSMLATILTSSDLALATGLTGIALLLGLQVVVSLITSRFVKGQTAVRAEPTLLVRRGELLEEAVVSARLTEAEVLQAIRAAGFGGLDQLAAVCLESDGSLSVVGSDSLGDGTALSTVGSWDSDPESGR
- a CDS encoding thioredoxin family protein, whose product is MSLGYEDEQPTRDAVDAMSGEVALEFGANWCGYCRAAKPHLDAALDRRPGVRRVKVADGKGLPLGRSFGVKLWPTLVLLRDGQEVGRVVRPTDRSDVTAALDAAGFSGS